Part of the Bos indicus isolate NIAB-ARS_2022 breed Sahiwal x Tharparkar chromosome 6, NIAB-ARS_B.indTharparkar_mat_pri_1.0, whole genome shotgun sequence genome is shown below.
tgaaagtgctgcactcagtatgccagctaatttggaaaactcagcagtggctgagcaaaatggctgtctgaggaggccttacaaatagctgtgaaaagaagagaagcgaaaagaaaaggagaaaaggaaagatataagcatctgaatgcagagttccaaagaatagcaaggagagataaagccttcctcaacaatcaatgcaaagaaagagaggaaaacaacagaatgggaaaaactagagacctctaattagagataccaaaggaacatttcatgcaaagataggctcaataaaggacagaaatggtatggacctaacaaagcagaagatattaagaagaggtggcaagaatacacagaactatacaaaaaagatcttcacaaccaagataatcacgacggtgtgatcactcacctagagccagacatcctggaatgtgaagtcaagtgggccttagaaaacatcactgcaaacaaagctagtggaggtgatggaattccagttgagctatttcaaatcctagaagacagtgctgtgaaagtgctgcactcaatatgccagcaaatttggcaaactcagcagtggccaaaggactggaaaagggcagttttcattccaatcccaaagaaaggcaatgccaaagaatgctcaaactactgcacaattgcactcatctcacacgctagtaaggtaatgctcaaaattctccaagccgggcttcagcaatacgtgaactatgaactttcagatgttcaagctggttttagaaaagacagaggaaccagagatcaaattgccaatatccgctggatcatcaaaaaaggaagagttgcagaaaaatatctatttctacacactgtgccaaagcctttgcctgtgtgcatcacaacaaactgtgggaaattctcaaagagataagaataccagaccacctgacctgcctcctgagaaacctatatgcaggtcaggaagcaacagttagaactgggcatggaacaacggactggttccaaagaggaaaaggagtacgtcaaggctgtatattgtcgccctgcttatttaacttatatgcagagtacatcatgagaaacactgggctggatgaagcacaaggtggaatcaagattgctgggagaaatatcaataacctcagatgtgcagatgacaccacccttatggcagaaagtgaagaagaactaaagagactcttgatgaaagtgaaagaggagagtgaaaaagttggcttaaaactcaacattcataaaactaagatcatggcatccagtcccatcacttcatggcaaatagatgggcaaacagcggaaacaatggctgactttatttttctgggctctaaaatcactgcaaatggtgactgcagccatgaaattaaaagacgcttactccttggaaggaaagttatgaccaacctagatagcaaagcagtcattactttgccaacaaaggtccatgtagtcaaggctatggtttttccagtggtcatgtataaatgtgagagttggactataaagaaagctgagcaccaaagcattgatgcttttgaactgtggtgctggagaagactcttgagagagtcccttggactgcaaggagacccaacaagtccatcctaaaggaaatcagtcctgggtattcattggagggactgatgttgaagctgaaactccagtactttggccacctgatgcgaagagctgactcatttgaaaagaccctgatctaggaaagattgagggcaggagaggagaacTGGTCGacaagaggagatggttggatggcattaccaactcaatggatatgggtttgggtggaccccgggagttggtgatggacagggaggcctggcgtgctgtggttcatggggttgctaagggtcggacgtgactgagcaactgaattgcaCTGAAGTGGCCCTGCACTGTGGCAGCTTGCGTATGCTGTTACCGATCTTCTGGCTTGATTGATAAGAAATAGCACCTGGGCCTGTAACTGCTTAAACGCCTGTTTTTCTCCAGCTCTTTTGAGTCCTGAGCCAGGTTAATGTGCAGTTCCACTGTGAAGGGCTCTAGCTTCTCCCATAAGGCATCCTTGTCATCTCAATTAAGAGACAGTGAGAAAGAGGCATAGTTTCCAGTTTATAGCCATGGTTCAGTGCATCCTTCTCAATTCCTGTTGGCCCCAGCACTCCCTTTAttgatgttcagctttcttccttTACTGAGAACTTGTTCAGTACCAAAGACAACAGCCTTGTAAAAACTTCTCTTCTAGCTCTAGAGTCTATACTATTCACACAGCTTCTGTCTCTCTGATTCAATCATGACTGATATAATCATTAATAGTATGAAGAATATACAAAATTTTCTGCATGATTaaggtaaataataaaaaaaatggcaaaaaggAACATATAGAAAgttcacatacacaaaaaaatcccaaacacaAAAAGCTAACACAAGATGTTTGACCTCATAAATTATCAGGGAAACAAAGTATGAGTTATGATTTCATGCTcattaaagtagaaaatattaaaatgtatgaaaactCTTAAGAGTGAGTTTGGATgtgaaacaagaataaaataaaataaatatttttttataaaatattttataaaatattttataaaaataaaataaaataaaataaaaattaaaaaaaaaataatgtaaactaACCACTTTGGGGAATAACTTAGTAATACTAACAGAACTGAAAATGGGCATTCCTCAAAGACCTATAAATAACACACCTCAGAAAGATTCTAAAAAACCCTCAAATAGTAATAATAGGGAGGAATGTGTCCTTTATCCAGAGAATAATTATAAGAATATGTATTTGAGCTTGAGAACAGTACACTTACCTTGAAATTGATCATCCAGAAGTAGGAGGTGGTCTAGTCACTCTAGTAAGAGATAGTAAGTCTCTCTCGTAAGAGTTCCAGTGATCCTTGCCTTAAGGCAATCATGCCCTTGTAAATTTCCCTCCCCTTTTGCAGGACCTTGATTTAGTGTTTCACTtctaataaacaaaatatggtgcAGGTGATGGAATGTTACTTACAAGATTAGGTTACAAAAAGACTGAAGCTTCTGTCCTGGACACCCTCTCTTATTCTGTTACATTATAAGCTCTATGGTGAGACCGACATGACAAGAAACTGATGTGTCCAGCCACAATCCAGTCAGGCCCTCAGACTAGTCAACAGCCATGTGAGTGAATTTAGATATGGATCCTCCCTCAGTTTGTCTTAAAATAACAGCAGCCCTGTCTGATACTTTGAAGAAGTCCTGGACCTGAGATATCCAGCTAGGTCATACCCAAATTCTTGACCCACAgcaactgtgagataataaatgtctgTCATTTCAAATCACTAAATTTTAAGGCACTTTGTAAAGTAGCAACAGATACTAATAAAATCTCCAGTAATCACTGCAAACCCACCGTGGTaaacaaatgtattattttcagaCTAAGAAGGACAACTGTGAATTATCTCAAATCAgtcattaattcattaattcaaccAGTAATTACTGAAGACCTAATTTATCAGGCCCTGTTGTAGGGAtaaagttatgaaaaaaaaatacacagacaataaataataaaatatatcctaTGTGTCAGATGATGAAAATcctatagagaaaaataaagcaagtagaCAGGATAAACAAAGCTTGGTCTAAGCAGGGTTTGCAATTTTTGAAAGTGTAGTTAGAGACCTTCTCTGAAAAGACAGTATGCAAACAAGACCAAGAAAATGTGTGATGGAGTGAGTCATACAGGGTCTGGAGGAAATGCATTCCAGGAAGAGAGAAGGTACTCTGGAGGGAAGGGGGAGCTGCAGGGTTTTGAAGAAAGGAGTAAAATCACTGTGTTCTgcttgtcgctcagtcatgtctgactctttgcgactccatggtctgcagcctgccaggctccgccatccatggggattctccaggcaagaatattggagtaggttgccatgcccttctccaggagagattcttgacccggggattgaacccaggtctcctgcactgaagacagattctttactgtctgagccaccacggaagcccaactAGACTAATGTTTTGAAATGATCATTCTTGCTGTTGTCCTTAAAATAGTGTGTGACTGGGTTGGGGGGTGTGGGGCAGGCTTGGGGGTCATCAAGTGTAAAGAAAAGGAGACAGGCTAGGAAGTTTTTATAATAATCCCAGTGAAAGTATGTTGGTTCAGATTGGGGAAGGAAAAATGGTCAATTATGAATTGTTTTAAAGTAAGATTTAATAGGATTTGCCAGacaaaaatttgtaaaatttgtaaagagtatgtgtgtgctcagatgctcattcatgtcctactcttttgcgaccccatggactatagcccagcaggcttctctgtccatgacattcttccagcaagaatatgggagtgggttgccatttcttcttccagggatcttccagactcagggatgaaacccaagtctcctgcagctcctggatttggcagggagattctttaccactagtgccactgggaagcccctctgtaaAGTACCTATGTATGTATATCTGCTGAAGGATATGTAAATTATTAAACCAGAAAAGTACATGTTTCATTAATTCTACTTTCACATATTTATTCTTCATAATGCCCTGGAATCTATACATACCACTACTGCCTTGCTTTCACGCACAATAATGACTATTTTCAATGACTTTTCAACAGTTTcacatgcattttatttcttcaattatGCTATAGTTTAATGAGCAGCAGAGTGCTTAAAGAACAAATTGACCTTGAAACAATTCTGTTTTACAGTAACTGTGATGGCTACTCTTCATTCCACTCTTGTGGGGTGACTCTGCCAACAGGGGAACAGCCCCACTGTATGCCAATCTGTGTGACTAGAAATACCCATGTAACAAGACAGAAAGAGGTTCCACTGGCTAGTAGGATATCACCGTATTTGTCATGAAAATCTGGTGAGTGTTTCGAGTGACTCTGTCTAATTTGTTGAATCCTTCGGATCCTGAGACTACTTAGTGCATTTCTGACCAAGGGAAACATCATGAAGGTATGACAGAACTGAAGTTGATTGAAGCTGCTGGTCTATTTCCTTGTGAAGAAacctgcaaaaacaaaaaatgggcaATGACATCTGACCTACATTTAGTTCTTCCCAGTTTGAAGGTTTTACCCACACCATCTCCTGCAGTGTGGTCAGGCAGCTGAGTTTTCATGATGTCTGGATCTGAGTCTTAGCTCTGCCACTGACCAGCTATATGAACTTGGGCAGTTCATATAGTTCTTTTTGCCTTAATTTCTTCAATGGCAAACTGAGACAAAAATGTCCAGCTGATAAAATGGCTTAGATTTCCAACATGCCACACTAGTCCAATGACCTGCCTATGTCTACAGTAAAACTCTAATTTCAGTCAGAATTAAAAGGCATTCACAAGTATGtcatatctcttttttttcttgctcctttcttcccttcGAAACCTCCTCATTTCTTCTCCTCTACCTGTAATTCTTGCCTTGCACTTTGCTACAGGGCAACTTCTATTTACCTTTAAATCCTGGTCTAAAGGCCATCGGTTCTATGAAGTCTTCTTGAAACCCCTCTAGGCTGAATAAGCCCTTCTTCTCTGGGCTTCTACACTTCTTACAACCCTTCTTTCATACCATCTGGCATGATGCATtggtttaatcatttttaaaacaaacttaagTTCTTTAGTTTTAGATTCACAAAAAATTGAATAGAAAGTATAAAGTCTCCATATAACCTGTGCCTTTACCATCCTGCACCAGCATAGCACATTTGTTAGATTTGTTGCAATGAATCTACAGTCTTTTATCatatatgtcttttgcaaatattttcttacagCCGATGGCTCGTCTTGTCATTCTCTTAAAGAATTATCTTTATATTCTCCTCCAGTAATCTGAAAATCTTCAAGAACAAAGAATGTAATTTTGCATACCCAGTAGCTGAcatgaaaattaagaaagaacATTTTTGAGTCAATCTGAAATATAAATGAACATTGGTATTCTCATAAGAAGTTAAAACCAACTGAGAACAAGACCCCAAATCATGAAATCAGATGTACATGACCATAATAGCCCTaataattctaatttttcaaaCAGATAGTTACACTGAAAAGAGGTATAGAAGCAGAAATGCATGGAGGAGTCCCTTCTAttaatttctcttctctgtgcaaGCTGTCAAACAGTGCTCAGTCTCTAGCAATGACATACGTTAACTGAACCCCAAATGCAGGCAACATGGATACAAAAGGGCCTGAGGTCAGTACTTGTGAACTTTCAACTGTTCACTGAGATTTTCCAACTCAAATTATTTTATTCCCAACTTAGAAAACAAGACCCTAAGGTTCTCTTTTATTTCCTACCAGATGGTAAAGTGGTACTCTTCATGACTGTGACAAACAGGGTAAAAACAGAACCAAATGCATTTCCTCTGATGTTTCAAGtattcatagcttttttttttttttttttttctgttagtcaTGACTCTCTTCACCAAAAAGCACTGCAGTTTTAGTCTGAGTGGCGTTCAGAGAGTTGGTTGAAGGTGAAATGGATCAGAGTATGACAGGTGCAGCCTTAATACAATACAAAAGCGCTTGCGCCACAGAGCTTTCAGTCTCTAAGAAGGCACGGAACCAGAGAATAATTCGTGATAATAGGCATGTCCTGTGGGTCATCAACTCATGCCTGCTGCTCTATGACAAATTGGTTTCACTATTCCTATCCTCTCAATGTTAAgttgaaactcaaatactttgtcTCTAGTGACACTTGGTTGTATCCCTCTGCTGCTTAGTTCATCCTCTGGCTATCACCAGATCTGTGACACTTTTTTCCATCTAGTTTGAATTTTCTTGTACCAATAAGTGTccattattaagaatttcatatTAGGAATGCTTTCTGTAGCTTTATGTAGTTACAGTCATTTCATTCTATAATAAAAAAACTGCCaccttttcattctttgtttttccttgtaaGCATCAGCTAAATCAGAATCAGTTGCTTTCATATCTACCTTTGATCTATTTTTGTTTACAAAACACATGTAAGAGCTGGGAACCTACTGATTagagaaatttttcatcttgcTGAACTCCACATGACTTACTTTTACAATAAATTTTGTGTTATCTAAGAGCCTTAAGTCTATTACCCAAAGAACTGAAGCTATAGATTCTCATAACTGTATGAaagcataaaaaaggaaaattcaaaaaTACAATGCCGGTAAAGAGAATGCTTCTCAAAGTAGATGCTTTTTGATGAAAATGGACtacaaagagaaggaagaagacagATTTTTCTAGGTAATAAGAACAAAGTAGAGGTTCTCTCATGCCTgtggcaataaaagaaaaaaaatatgttctgaataaatataaatagttaCAGGGAGTGAGGTATCCTGTGAGGATGAAAAGGAAAGATGGATTGtcccatctattttatacagtaAAGCAGAAGCACAGTGCAGGAAAATGTAACTAACAGTGGTCCTCAATCTAACTGTAATAAGGAGGTATATAAATCTGAAACTTCACTGGTaacaataacaattttaaataccTACAGCCcataaaaagaagtaaagcaaTAACATAGGAAAGAAACGAACATTTATTGCATATATGCCTGTTTGCCAAATATTATGCCAAAATTTTGCACATCCACAAAAAGAGTGTGAGATGGTGATTATCTCCATCTTACACACAAGAATAAATGACAGGGCAAGATGTGAAATCAAGTCCTTTGATTTTAAATACTGTGCATTTTCAACTATGCCATGTTTTCTTAAAGTACATTCAATTCTGAgcattggaaacaaacaaaagaaacaaaagctagCCTGGTTACCAGAGATGGGTCTTCAGTTTAAAATGGGTCACTTCAGCTTactatacatacatgcatacatgcatgcatatatttcTGGAGTGATTCCTGGTATGACAGGACCTGGGCTAGTGGCACCATCCCTACTCTTATTGTAGCTCTGATAGAGGGAGGTGATGGACAGAGCACTGTCACAAGGGAGGAGACAGTTTAGGGAAGGTCACTGGGTACCCTTAATCCACAGAGGAGAGGTACATTTCACCCCGGGGTTCTAGAAATGGTTTTAGAGGAAAAGATATCTAGGCTTGATCTGAACGATGattaagaaacataaaaaacaaaactggtagGAAAAAAATGTAGACCAAGTACCACAAGCaaaagcacagagaggtgaaataaTATGGGAGCAAGGCAGTCTGATGAGCTCTGTAACACTAAGTAATAAGTACTAAAACAGCAAATACCATGGATGAGCCTGGAGGGATGAAAAAAGAACAGCAGTGGATACTGAAGACTTTACATGCCTTGCTGTGGCATCTGGACTCACTTCTATAggtcagtctttcccattgttGAGGAAACAGTGCTCAAACACAAAGCCTTTCCTGTAATTTACAAGAATTCTTAATTCTGTGATTTTTCCCTTTataataatacaatataaataaatacaagaaaataatatGAGAACTGGCTGATGTATCAATTTCTAGTACCTGTGTTTATCCTTGTTTTGCATTTCAATTGCACTAGTGTACATTTATCTGTCCTGGGCTAATATGAAAAGAATAGAGGcaggttttatatttaaataatgcaCTGATTTCAGGGACAGAATAAAGAATTAGATGAACAGTCACACCACAgcttaccatatagcacaggcACTTGAAAATAACGAACACAAGGCCACTGAAAGCAATGCTTTAGTTTCAAGACAATATTAACTGTCTTACTGAGTTATATtgcaaatttgaattttatttgttgaatagtttggttcatttttaatttgaaaatttgttTTGGTTTCATAGTTGTGTTAAACGTTAAACATAAAGAAGAATTTGATTTTATGTTTATACATAAATACATGATATTACAATCAAATTAAGTAGATATCAGCTGAGATAAaatgatttctttcctctttataaAGATTCCATATGTAATCCACAATTGAGAAACATTCTACTGATGGGGAGAAACTACCTATTGGTTTAATCAGGAAAATTTTAAGGTGGGGGAAAATCTGGAGGAAAAAGCACTTTACAAATTAGATTAGGTGAAAAAATGGTAAGAAAACAGCAAAAGTGGCAGAAAAGTTAAGAGGTTAGTTAAGTGTTTCTTTCAATGGTTTACTAAAAAGATGATGAGTATCTGAATTAAGTACTGACGACAGAGAGGAGATAAAATTGAGacatattaggggaaaaaatcatACTGATTTGAAAATAAGTTACTCTAAGTAAATTTGTATTCTATTCACTTTAGCTTTTAGGTTAAGATTATGCCCCAAACTGTCTCAATTTCTGTTAAAACTCAGCAGACATTGACACTGTAGCTTTTAGCTGATCCCATGGAATTAGAATTTGGGTGATCTAGATACAGAATGCAGAAAGGTCAAAGCAGACATAATTGAGGTGTACTAGGAATGACAGGTCTAGATATTTGAGTAGACGAAAGACGAA
Proteins encoded:
- the COX7B2 gene encoding cytochrome c oxidase subunit 7B2, mitochondrial, translating into MMFPLVRNALSSLRIRRIQQIRQSHSKHSPDFHDKYGDILLASGTSFCLVTWVFLVTQIGIQWGCSPVGRVTPQEWNEE